From Nitrobacter sp. NHB1, a single genomic window includes:
- the rplJ gene encoding 50S ribosomal protein L10: protein MERAAKKEAVEALNEVFKTTGVAVVAHYSGLTVAQMQKLRMQMKQAGASVKVSKNRLAKIALEGTDVVAIGSLLKGPTVIATSSDPVAAPKVAVEFAKTNENFVILGGSMGKTVLNVDSVKALASLPSLDELRGKLIGLIVAPATKIAQLSTAPAAKLARVVQAYASKSEAA, encoded by the coding sequence GTGGAACGAGCGGCAAAAAAAGAGGCGGTCGAGGCGCTGAACGAGGTCTTCAAGACCACGGGCGTTGCGGTCGTTGCTCATTATTCCGGCCTCACCGTGGCCCAGATGCAGAAGCTGCGCATGCAGATGAAGCAGGCGGGTGCGTCGGTGAAGGTCTCGAAGAACCGTCTCGCCAAAATTGCTCTTGAAGGCACAGACGTCGTTGCCATCGGCTCCCTGCTGAAGGGGCCGACCGTGATCGCGACTTCCAGCGATCCGGTGGCGGCGCCGAAGGTTGCCGTCGAATTCGCCAAGACGAACGAAAACTTCGTCATTCTCGGCGGCTCGATGGGTAAAACCGTCCTGAACGTCGACAGCGTCAAGGCTCTCGCCTCGCTGCCGTCGCTCGATGAACTGCGCGGCAAGCTCATCGGCCTCATTGTGGCGCCGGCGACCAAGATCGCTCAGCTCTCGACTGCGCCTGCGGCCAAGCTCGCACGCGTCGTTCAGGCCTATGCCTCAAAGAGCGAGGCGGCGTGA
- the rplA gene encoding 50S ribosomal protein L1: MATGKRLKKAREGIDREKLYPIAEAIKLIKERAKSKFDETIEIAMNLGVDPRHADQMVRGVVSLPNGTGRTLRVGVFARGAKAEEAKAAGADVVGAEDLVETVQGGTIAFDRCIATPDMMPLVGRLGKVLGPRGMMPNPKIGTVTMDVAGAVKGAKGGSVEFRVEKAGIVQAGIGKASFSEEKLVENVKALADAVAKAKPAGAKGTYIQRIAVSSSMGPGVKVEPGTVLG; the protein is encoded by the coding sequence ATGGCAACCGGAAAACGTTTGAAGAAAGCCCGCGAAGGCATTGATCGGGAAAAGCTTTATCCTATCGCCGAAGCGATCAAGTTGATCAAGGAACGCGCCAAATCGAAATTCGACGAGACCATCGAGATCGCGATGAATCTCGGCGTCGATCCGCGTCACGCCGACCAGATGGTGCGCGGCGTTGTCAGTCTGCCGAACGGCACCGGCCGCACGCTGCGCGTCGGCGTGTTCGCGCGCGGCGCCAAGGCCGAGGAAGCCAAGGCTGCGGGCGCCGACGTCGTCGGCGCGGAAGATCTGGTCGAGACGGTGCAGGGCGGCACGATCGCTTTCGATCGCTGTATCGCCACGCCGGACATGATGCCGCTGGTCGGCCGTTTGGGTAAGGTGCTCGGTCCGCGCGGCATGATGCCAAACCCGAAAATCGGCACGGTGACCATGGATGTCGCCGGCGCCGTAAAGGGTGCCAAGGGCGGGTCGGTCGAATTCCGCGTCGAGAAGGCCGGCATCGTGCAGGCCGGTATCGGCAAGGCCTCGTTTTCGGAAGAGAAACTCGTCGAGAACGTCAAGGCATTGGCGGACGCGGTGGCGAAGGCGAAGCCCGCCGGCGCCAAGGGCACCTACATCCAGCGCATTGCGGTGTCCTCGAGCATGGGACCGGGCGTCAAGGTCGAGCCGGGAACCGTGCTCGGCTGA
- the rplK gene encoding 50S ribosomal protein L11: MAKKVTGYLKLQVPAGAANPSPPIGPALGQRGLNIMEFCKAFNAQTQKEEKNTPIPVVITIYADRSFTFEMKTPPMAYFLKQAAKIQSGSKAPGRDSAGQVTKAQVREIAEKKMKDLNCDTVDAAMSMVEGSARSMGLQVAE; this comes from the coding sequence ATGGCAAAGAAAGTGACCGGATACCTGAAATTGCAGGTGCCGGCCGGTGCGGCGAACCCGTCGCCACCGATCGGTCCCGCGCTCGGTCAGCGCGGTCTCAACATCATGGAATTCTGCAAGGCATTCAACGCCCAGACGCAGAAGGAAGAAAAGAACACGCCGATCCCGGTGGTGATTACGATCTATGCCGATCGATCCTTCACCTTCGAGATGAAGACCCCGCCGATGGCCTACTTCCTCAAGCAGGCAGCGAAGATCCAGTCCGGATCAAAGGCGCCGGGCCGTGATTCCGCCGGCCAGGTGACCAAGGCGCAGGTGCGCGAGATCGCCGAGAAGAAGATGAAGGACCTCAATTGCGACACCGTCGACGCGGCCATGAGCATGGTCGAGGGGTCCGCCCGCTCAATGGGCCTTCAGGTGGCGGAGTAA
- the nusG gene encoding transcription termination/antitermination protein NusG — protein sequence MSMRWYIVHAYSNFEKKVLESIREQAKQRGLEDLFEQVLVPTEKVTEIRRGRKVDAERKFFPGYVLVKMNLTDEAFHLIKNTPKVTGFLGAENKPMPISEAEAMRILHQVQEGVERPKASVSFEIGENVRVADGPFASFSGVVEEIDEARSRVKVAVSIFGRATPVELEFGQVEKV from the coding sequence ATGAGCATGCGCTGGTACATCGTCCACGCCTATTCAAACTTCGAAAAGAAGGTCCTGGAATCGATCCGCGAGCAGGCCAAGCAGCGGGGGCTCGAGGATCTCTTCGAGCAGGTGCTGGTGCCGACCGAGAAGGTCACTGAAATCAGGCGCGGCCGCAAGGTCGATGCCGAGCGCAAGTTTTTCCCGGGTTACGTGCTGGTGAAGATGAACCTCACCGACGAGGCGTTCCATCTCATCAAGAACACCCCGAAAGTCACGGGCTTCCTCGGCGCCGAGAACAAGCCGATGCCGATTTCGGAAGCCGAGGCTATGCGCATCCTGCATCAGGTGCAGGAAGGCGTGGAGCGGCCGAAGGCGTCGGTGTCGTTCGAGATCGGTGAGAACGTCCGCGTGGCCGATGGCCCGTTCGCGTCGTTCTCCGGCGTGGTGGAAGAAATCGACGAGGCGCGCTCGCGCGTGAAGGTCGCGGTGTCGATCTTCGGCCGTGCAACGCCGGTCGAACTGGAGTTCGGTCAGGTCGAGAAGGTTTAG
- the secE gene encoding preprotein translocase subunit SecE: protein MAFSPFKFLQEVRTETAKVTWPSRRETTVTTIMVFVMVALASLFFFFSDQIIRIFITFVLGLH, encoded by the coding sequence ATGGCTTTCAGCCCGTTCAAATTCCTGCAGGAAGTGCGCACGGAGACCGCGAAGGTCACCTGGCCGTCCCGTCGCGAGACCACGGTCACGACGATCATGGTGTTCGTGATGGTGGCGCTGGCGTCGCTCTTCTTCTTCTTCTCGGATCAGATTATCCGCATTTTCATCACGTTCGTGCTCGGCCTTCATTAA
- a CDS encoding PilZ domain-containing protein encodes MTEKRMTARSRVLKAGTIEVHGGAIDCTVRNLSQDGAALDVASPVGIPDEFTLLMPADHKRHQCRVIWRKEKRIGVRFR; translated from the coding sequence ATGACTGAAAAACGGATGACGGCGCGGAGCCGTGTTCTGAAGGCCGGAACCATCGAGGTCCACGGCGGCGCGATCGACTGTACCGTCCGTAACCTGTCGCAGGACGGCGCGGCGCTGGACGTTGCCAGTCCGGTCGGCATCCCGGATGAGTTCACGCTTCTCATGCCGGCCGACCATAAACGACACCAATGTCGCGTGATCTGGCGCAAGGAAAAGCGGATCGGCGTCAGGTTTCGCTAA
- a CDS encoding GNAT family N-acetyltransferase produces the protein MVDMVNWAPIRRPSMSRFAARPSWSATPRGATALASIDIDQWRTLADRAVEPNAYYLADWELPLDASARDRTNASALTAHNGRSAESGADALIGLIPVISAWRAYRIPFSVLVSADPYGTLCTPLLGDGLANEAATTLLREARAIGQHALILRNVALDGAAMKAFTAALEHDGIKPHTLHGHVRACLDATREADELLRDALGVKKLKELRRQRNRLADHGEVSFQVASAPGDVAQALETFLVLEASGWKARRGTALLQHGGDAAFIRRAAPALAKRGQCEIVTLLAGPTPVAAAIVLRHQDRAFYFKLGVDENFAKFSPGVQLTLDLTRHLCADPAIAVADSTANPGHPMIDPIWRGRLAIGDVLIPLRRRDPTVPLARAAIALRGLMRVAARRAVHVIRKRQERNA, from the coding sequence ATGGTCGATATGGTCAATTGGGCTCCGATTCGTCGCCCATCGATGAGCAGGTTCGCTGCGCGTCCGTCCTGGAGCGCAACACCCCGCGGGGCCACGGCACTCGCCTCAATCGACATCGACCAATGGCGAACGCTTGCCGACCGCGCTGTCGAGCCGAACGCCTACTACCTCGCCGACTGGGAACTGCCACTCGACGCGTCGGCGCGCGACCGGACCAACGCGTCCGCACTGACGGCACATAACGGCAGGTCCGCGGAGTCCGGTGCCGACGCTCTCATCGGCCTGATCCCCGTGATCTCCGCCTGGAGAGCCTACCGGATTCCGTTTTCCGTTCTGGTCAGCGCCGATCCCTATGGAACCCTCTGCACCCCGCTGCTCGGCGACGGCCTCGCGAATGAAGCCGCGACGACGCTGCTGCGCGAGGCGCGCGCCATCGGTCAGCACGCGCTGATCCTGCGCAACGTCGCGCTCGACGGCGCGGCCATGAAGGCCTTCACGGCAGCGCTCGAACACGACGGCATTAAACCGCATACGCTGCATGGCCATGTGCGAGCCTGCCTCGACGCAACACGCGAGGCGGATGAATTGCTGCGAGATGCGCTCGGCGTCAAGAAGCTCAAGGAGCTGCGCCGCCAGCGCAATCGTCTTGCGGACCATGGCGAGGTTTCGTTTCAGGTCGCGTCCGCTCCCGGCGACGTCGCGCAAGCGCTCGAAACCTTCCTTGTGCTGGAAGCCAGTGGCTGGAAGGCGCGGCGGGGGACCGCATTGCTCCAGCATGGCGGCGATGCGGCCTTCATCCGCCGCGCAGCGCCGGCGCTTGCCAAACGAGGCCAGTGTGAAATCGTAACGTTGCTCGCAGGCCCGACGCCGGTGGCGGCGGCTATCGTATTGCGCCATCAGGACCGCGCATTCTATTTCAAGCTTGGCGTCGACGAAAATTTCGCGAAGTTTTCACCCGGCGTGCAGTTGACGCTCGACCTCACGCGCCACCTCTGCGCCGACCCGGCGATTGCAGTGGCGGATTCCACGGCAAACCCGGGGCATCCGATGATCGACCCGATCTGGCGCGGACGGCTTGCGATCGGCGATGTGCTGATCCCGCTTCGCCGCCGCGACCCCACCGTTCCACTTGCAAGGGCGGCGATCGCGTTGCGCGGGCTGATGCGCGTGGCCGCGCGCCGCGCCGTTCATGTCATCCGCAAACGTCAGGAGAGAAATGCATGA
- a CDS encoding lysine-specific demethylase: protein MNASEPTPVIAAANDALRRDFPLKPFAIRHKLAGHPLLTLPRIAQLAAELPRDLIEYNSGKVAISQDPDAIPTVDLDPVEVVERIETAGAWMVLKHVENSPEYRRLLEDALLSVARARGFDGLHDAGFEQIEGFLFVSSPGSTTPFHLDSEDNFFVHIHGEKFFTIYDNNDRSLVSDDEIERSMTKHRNLKFDESFARRGTEFHLFDGDGCFVPYQWPHWVRTAGSHSISMAITWKTREVRRVNDLHYFNSMLRRLGWPQQPPGARPAFDAVKLAFYRTATTAVRPLRGSMAMRRILRRIALGKQANYYLKDA, encoded by the coding sequence ATGAACGCCTCCGAACCGACGCCGGTCATCGCCGCTGCCAACGATGCGCTTCGACGCGACTTCCCGCTCAAGCCTTTCGCGATCCGGCACAAGCTTGCGGGGCATCCGCTGCTGACGCTGCCGCGCATCGCGCAGTTGGCTGCCGAGCTGCCGCGCGACCTGATCGAGTACAATTCCGGCAAGGTCGCAATCAGCCAGGACCCCGATGCGATCCCGACGGTCGACCTCGATCCGGTCGAGGTGGTGGAACGGATCGAAACCGCCGGCGCCTGGATGGTGCTGAAACACGTGGAGAACTCGCCCGAATATCGCCGCCTGCTCGAGGATGCACTGCTTTCGGTCGCGCGCGCGCGCGGCTTCGACGGCCTGCACGATGCCGGCTTCGAGCAGATCGAGGGCTTTCTGTTCGTGTCCTCTCCGGGTTCGACCACGCCATTCCATCTCGATAGCGAAGACAACTTCTTCGTCCATATCCACGGCGAAAAATTCTTCACGATTTACGACAATAACGACCGCAGTCTCGTGTCCGATGACGAGATCGAGCGCTCAATGACCAAACATCGCAATCTGAAATTCGACGAGAGTTTCGCGCGCCGCGGCACCGAATTTCACCTGTTCGACGGCGACGGCTGCTTCGTGCCTTACCAGTGGCCACATTGGGTGCGCACCGCCGGGTCGCACTCGATCTCGATGGCCATCACCTGGAAGACGCGCGAGGTCCGCCGCGTCAACGATCTGCACTACTTCAATTCCATGCTGCGCCGCCTCGGCTGGCCGCAGCAGCCGCCGGGCGCGCGGCCCGCGTTCGATGCGGTCAAGCTGGCGTTCTATCGCACGGCGACGACGGCGGTCCGGCCGTTGCGCGGTTCGATGGCGATGCGGCGAATCCTGCGTCGCATCGCGCTCGGCAAGCAGGCGAATTACTATCTGAAAGACGCGTAG
- a CDS encoding site-2 protease family protein, which translates to MSGISLYTLSVWVLPLVIAITFHEAAHGFVAHRLGDNTAWQLGRVSFNPLKHIDPFGTVILPGILLLSHAPFLFGYAKPVPVNFRNLSHPRIDMVWVALAGPATNILLALLAALAFHGLGLVPDNSVQWVADNLKNALIINVILAVFNMLPIPPLDGGRVAVGLLPNVLAVPLSRLEPYGLLILVGILLLLPMLGSQIGLNLDVISTIVRTVTGFVIQLLLLVTGNI; encoded by the coding sequence TTGTCGGGCATTTCACTCTACACGCTGTCGGTCTGGGTGCTGCCGCTCGTCATCGCCATCACCTTTCATGAAGCCGCGCACGGATTCGTCGCGCACCGGCTGGGTGACAACACCGCCTGGCAACTCGGCCGCGTCAGCTTCAATCCGCTCAAGCATATCGATCCCTTCGGCACGGTGATATTGCCGGGGATTCTGCTGCTGTCACACGCGCCGTTCCTGTTCGGCTACGCAAAACCGGTGCCGGTGAATTTCCGAAATTTGAGCCATCCCCGCATCGACATGGTCTGGGTGGCGCTCGCCGGACCCGCCACCAATATCCTGCTGGCGCTGCTCGCGGCACTGGCATTTCACGGGCTCGGCCTGGTCCCGGACAACAGCGTGCAATGGGTCGCCGACAACCTGAAGAACGCGCTGATCATCAATGTCATTCTTGCGGTGTTCAACATGCTGCCGATCCCGCCACTGGACGGCGGACGGGTCGCGGTTGGCCTGCTGCCGAACGTTCTGGCGGTCCCGCTCTCCCGCCTGGAACCCTACGGACTGCTGATCCTCGTCGGCATCCTCCTGCTGCTTCCGATGCTCGGCAGCCAGATCGGTCTCAATCTTGACGTGATCTCCACCATCGTGAGAACAGTCACGGGTTTTGTGATACAGCTTCTGCTGCTGGTCACGGGCAATATATGA
- a CDS encoding TonB family protein, translated as MSEMIAESPPSRRLWVFAAAAAITIHLGCVALAMAHMQADESDEDLGAPAIEIGLDLSSPHREATDLPPGPDTDASVASPALAEQKAVVKETDLPKDTPTETEDPDRIVTENESKKPVDDDPEKAAVQTSASQESVAAEATAMPSVEHAPESEHSVAPQQGTGASARRIRATWQKELVAHLDKHKRYPSERTRKGAEILVNFVLDRLGHVVSATVVKGSGDPVFDRAALAMVHRSDPVPPPPPLVADEGLSFTLPVVFRVKGKG; from the coding sequence ATGTCTGAGATGATCGCCGAGTCACCGCCGTCCCGTCGGCTCTGGGTTTTCGCGGCGGCCGCGGCGATCACGATCCATCTCGGCTGTGTGGCGCTGGCGATGGCTCACATGCAGGCCGACGAGTCGGATGAGGATCTCGGCGCACCGGCGATCGAGATCGGACTCGACCTGTCCTCGCCGCATCGCGAGGCGACCGACCTGCCGCCCGGACCGGACACCGACGCGTCAGTCGCGTCGCCCGCGCTTGCCGAGCAGAAGGCGGTCGTGAAGGAAACCGATCTGCCCAAGGATACGCCGACCGAGACCGAGGATCCGGATCGGATCGTCACCGAGAACGAGTCGAAGAAGCCGGTCGATGACGATCCCGAGAAGGCGGCCGTGCAGACGTCGGCCTCGCAGGAGTCGGTGGCCGCCGAAGCGACCGCGATGCCGAGCGTCGAACATGCACCGGAATCGGAGCATTCGGTCGCGCCGCAGCAGGGCACTGGCGCGAGCGCCCGCCGCATCCGCGCGACCTGGCAGAAGGAATTGGTCGCGCATCTCGACAAGCACAAACGCTATCCGTCCGAACGCACGCGCAAGGGCGCGGAGATTCTCGTCAATTTCGTGCTTGATCGTCTCGGCCATGTCGTTTCGGCCACCGTCGTGAAGGGATCGGGAGATCCGGTCTTCGACAGGGCCGCACTCGCCATGGTGCACCGGTCCGATCCGGTGCCGCCGCCGCCGCCGCTGGTAGCGGACGAGGGATTGAGCTTTACCCTGCCGGTGGTCTTCCGGGTGAAGGGCAAGGGCTGA
- the exbD gene encoding TonB system transport protein ExbD produces MGASIAEGGFDDDEEYAEAHEINVTPFIDVILVLLIIFMVAAPLSTVDLPVNLPTSSATPQKKPDKPTYVSIKADLAIAIGENMVKRVDLVRTLDTTPNMTKDSFIFLRADRAVPYGDLMDVLEILHAGGYAKIKLVALEGVPDAQSVPATDNTRL; encoded by the coding sequence ATGGGTGCGTCGATTGCAGAAGGCGGTTTTGACGACGACGAGGAATACGCCGAAGCGCATGAAATCAACGTCACGCCGTTCATTGACGTTATTCTTGTCCTCCTGATCATCTTCATGGTGGCAGCGCCGCTGTCGACCGTCGATCTGCCGGTCAACCTGCCGACGTCGAGCGCGACGCCGCAAAAGAAACCGGACAAGCCGACCTATGTCAGCATCAAGGCCGATCTTGCCATCGCGATCGGCGAAAACATGGTCAAGCGCGTCGATCTGGTCCGGACGCTCGACACCACTCCGAATATGACCAAGGACAGTTTCATCTTTCTACGCGCGGATCGCGCGGTGCCTTACGGCGACCTGATGGACGTGCTGGAGATCCTGCACGCAGGCGGCTACGCGAAAATCAAGCTGGTGGCGCTCGAGGGCGTGCCGGACGCCCAGTCCGTTCCGGCCACAGACAACACAAGGCTTTGA
- the exbB gene encoding tonB-system energizer ExbB, whose amino-acid sequence MAVALALASLAGPAAAQQSRTTAPPPSAAQQLPSPSVPVVSPVQAPTSAPPAISQQQPAADSAPASNAAATNLLKPEPTTPHELSPWSMFLSADILVKLVMIGLAFASLVTWTICIAKMIELSFAQRALRAALTKISESRSLAEAQMALGAKDGVLASLLAAAMREARLSAGISSDAGIKERAASNFAEIVRAESRRIRLGMGLLATIGATSPFVGLFGTVWGIMNSFIGISKAQTTNLAVVAPGIAEALLATALGLVAAIPAVIIYNHFARVTRGYIELVGRASGLAGRLLSRDLDRTHVSSIGEARSRAAE is encoded by the coding sequence ATGGCCGTCGCGTTGGCGCTGGCGTCGCTCGCAGGGCCTGCGGCCGCACAGCAGAGCAGGACCACCGCACCGCCGCCGTCCGCCGCACAGCAGTTGCCGTCGCCGTCAGTGCCGGTCGTCTCACCGGTTCAGGCACCGACATCAGCGCCCCCTGCGATATCGCAACAGCAGCCTGCCGCCGATTCCGCGCCCGCTTCGAACGCCGCCGCCACCAATCTGCTGAAACCGGAACCGACGACGCCTCATGAATTGTCGCCGTGGTCGATGTTTCTGTCGGCGGATATCCTGGTCAAGCTGGTGATGATCGGTCTGGCATTTGCCTCGCTGGTGACCTGGACGATCTGCATCGCGAAAATGATCGAACTGTCGTTCGCGCAACGCGCGCTGCGGGCGGCGCTGACGAAAATCAGCGAGTCGCGCTCGCTCGCGGAAGCGCAGATGGCGCTTGGCGCCAAGGACGGCGTGCTGGCCTCGTTGCTGGCGGCGGCGATGCGCGAGGCGCGGCTGTCGGCCGGAATCTCCAGCGATGCCGGCATCAAGGAAAGAGCAGCGTCGAACTTTGCCGAAATCGTCCGCGCGGAATCGCGTCGCATTCGGCTCGGCATGGGTCTGCTTGCGACCATCGGTGCGACGTCCCCCTTCGTCGGCCTGTTCGGCACGGTCTGGGGCATCATGAACAGCTTCATCGGGATTTCGAAGGCGCAGACCACCAATCTCGCGGTGGTGGCGCCCGGCATCGCCGAAGCCCTGCTCGCGACCGCGCTCGGCCTCGTCGCGGCGATCCCGGCGGTCATCATCTACAATCACTTCGCCCGCGTGACGAGGGGCTACATCGAACTGGTCGGCCGCGCGTCGGGACTGGCGGGCCGCCTGCTGTCGCGCGATCTTGATCGCACTCATGTCAGTTCCATTGGCGAGGCGCGCTCGCGCGCGGCGGAGTAG
- a CDS encoding Fe2+-dependent dioxygenase, with protein sequence MLTCVPGVLGKDDVVDFRRIMDAAEWEDGRSTAGAQSALVKKNEQLPPDSEAARTLGNRIISALTANPRFISAAIPLQIFPPLFNRYVAADGHHFGVHVDNAVRGDRLTGLRIRTDLSVTLFLSEPDDYDGGELVVEDNYGSHEIKLPAGDLALYPASSLHLVTPVTRGARVASFFWLQSMIRDDHARGLIFDLDTAIQRLVERLGRDDPETVKLTGIYHNLIRYWAEV encoded by the coding sequence ATGCTGACTTGCGTCCCCGGCGTATTGGGAAAGGATGATGTGGTGGATTTCCGCCGCATTATGGACGCGGCCGAATGGGAGGACGGCCGCTCCACGGCCGGCGCTCAGTCGGCGCTGGTCAAGAAGAACGAGCAATTGCCGCCGGACAGCGAAGCGGCGCGAACGCTCGGCAACCGGATCATTTCGGCGCTGACAGCGAATCCGCGGTTCATCTCGGCTGCGATCCCGCTGCAGATTTTTCCGCCGCTGTTCAATCGCTACGTCGCGGCCGACGGGCATCATTTCGGCGTTCACGTCGACAACGCCGTGCGCGGCGATCGTTTGACGGGCCTGCGCATTCGCACCGACCTGTCGGTCACGCTATTTTTATCGGAGCCGGATGATTATGACGGCGGCGAACTGGTAGTTGAAGACAACTATGGTTCGCATGAAATCAAGCTGCCGGCCGGCGATCTGGCACTTTATCCTGCGTCCAGTTTGCATCTGGTGACACCGGTAACGCGCGGCGCTCGTGTAGCGTCTTTTTTCTGGCTTCAGAGCATGATACGGGATGACCACGCGCGCGGCCTGATTTTCGATCTCGATACGGCAATTCAGCGCCTTGTCGAGCGTCTCGGGCGCGATGACCCTGAAACGGTCAAATTGACAGGCATCTATCACAATCTCATTCGCTATTGGGCCGAGGTATGA